In a single window of the Litorilituus sediminis genome:
- the rplU gene encoding 50S ribosomal protein L21 — translation MYAVFQSGGKQHRVTEGQTVRLEKLELEVGATVEFDNVLMIANGDNINVGAPYVAGGKVVAEVVNQGRADKVTIVKFKRRKHSRKQAGHRQWFTEVKITGING, via the coding sequence ATGTACGCGGTATTCCAAAGCGGTGGTAAACAACATCGTGTAACCGAAGGGCAAACAGTTCGTCTTGAAAAGCTAGAGCTTGAAGTAGGCGCAACAGTAGAATTTGATAACGTATTAATGATCGCTAATGGCGATAACATCAACGTAGGTGCACCTTACGTTGCTGGTGGTAAAGTAGTAGCTGAGGTGGTAAACCAAGGTCGTGCAGACAAAGTTACTATTGTTAAGTTCAAACGTCGTAAGCATTCACGCAAGCAAGCGGGCCATCGTCAATGGTTCACTGAAGTGAAAATTACTGGTATTAACGGCTAA
- the rpmA gene encoding 50S ribosomal protein L27, producing MAHKKAAGSTRNGRDSESKRLGVKRFGGESVLAGNIIVRQRGTKFHAGNNMGIGKDHTLFALSDGKVQFEVKGPKNRKYVSIIAD from the coding sequence ATGGCACATAAGAAGGCTGCAGGTAGTACACGAAATGGTCGCGATTCAGAAAGCAAACGCCTAGGTGTTAAGCGTTTCGGTGGCGAATCAGTTCTAGCTGGTAACATCATTGTTCGTCAACGTGGTACTAAGTTCCACGCTGGTAACAACATGGGTATCGGTAAAGATCACACTTTATTTGCTTTATCTGACGGTAAAGTTCAATTTGAAGTAAAAGGTCCAAAGAATCGTAAATACGTTAGCATCATCGCTGACTAA
- the cgtA gene encoding Obg family GTPase CgtA, with protein sequence MKFVDEVEIRVEAGDGGNGCVSFRREKYIEFGGPDGGDGGDGGDVYLIADEGLNTLIDYRFERFHRAKRGENGKSRNCTGKSSDDLYLKVPVGTRAIDQDTGEQIGDLTQKGQKLMVAKGGWHGLGNTRFKSSTNRAPRQKTDGTPGEIRNLKLELLLLADVGLLGLPNAGKSTLIRSVSAAKPKVADYPFTTLVPNLGVVRLDSQRSFVIADIPGLIEGAADGAGLGTQFLKHLERCRILLHVIDVMPVDGSDPLENAKTIISELEQHNDKLAGKPRWIVFNKLDLLLEEEAEQLTKSIIEGLDWQGEVYSISAYNKMGTEELCQKLMTFIEELPEEEAETVEEKAVDFKWDSYHQDAMDDFGDDLDDDDWDEDDYDVEVEYRQ encoded by the coding sequence ATGAAATTCGTTGATGAAGTTGAAATCAGAGTTGAAGCAGGCGATGGCGGCAACGGCTGTGTCAGTTTTAGAAGAGAAAAATATATTGAATTTGGCGGCCCAGATGGCGGCGATGGTGGTGATGGCGGCGATGTATATTTAATTGCTGACGAAGGCTTAAATACCTTAATTGATTATAGATTTGAGCGATTTCATCGTGCTAAACGTGGTGAAAACGGTAAAAGCCGTAATTGTACCGGTAAAAGTAGCGACGATTTGTATCTAAAAGTACCTGTGGGTACCCGCGCCATTGACCAAGATACAGGCGAGCAAATTGGCGATTTAACCCAGAAAGGGCAAAAGCTGATGGTTGCCAAAGGTGGCTGGCATGGTTTAGGTAACACGCGTTTTAAAAGTAGTACTAACCGTGCGCCACGACAAAAAACCGATGGTACGCCGGGTGAAATTCGCAACCTCAAGCTAGAGTTATTATTACTAGCAGATGTTGGCCTGCTTGGTTTACCGAATGCAGGTAAATCAACCTTAATTCGCAGTGTTTCTGCTGCCAAGCCGAAAGTAGCGGATTATCCGTTTACCACCTTAGTACCAAACTTAGGTGTAGTACGTTTAGACTCACAGCGCAGCTTTGTTATTGCTGATATCCCAGGTCTTATTGAGGGTGCTGCAGACGGTGCGGGTTTAGGCACTCAGTTCTTAAAGCACTTAGAACGTTGTCGTATTTTATTGCATGTAATTGATGTGATGCCGGTGGATGGCTCAGACCCACTAGAGAATGCTAAAACCATTATCAGTGAGTTAGAGCAACACAATGACAAGTTAGCAGGTAAGCCGCGTTGGATCGTTTTCAATAAGTTGGATCTTTTACTGGAAGAAGAAGCAGAACAATTAACGAAGTCGATCATTGAAGGTTTAGATTGGCAAGGTGAGGTTTATAGTATCTCAGCATATAATAAAATGGGTACTGAAGAACTATGCCAAAAACTGATGACCTTTATTGAGGAGCTACCTGAGGAAGAAGCTGAAACGGTTGAAGAAAAAGCCGTTGATTTCAAATGGGATAGCTATCATCAAGATGCCATGGATGATTTTGGCGATGATCTAGATGACGATGATTGGGATGAAGACGATTACGACGTTGAAGTTGAATATCGTCAGTAA
- the folA gene encoding type 3 dihydrofolate reductase, whose amino-acid sequence MTILSMIVATADDNVIGKDNDMPWHLPADLAYFKKVTLGKPVIMGRKTYESIGRPLPGRRNIVISRDENYQKEGIDTVTSVEQALALVQDVEEIMVIGGGAIYKHCLPAATRLYITHIKASIEGDTRFPDYDDGSWQKVSSEVRDSDEKNAYQLDFCVYERK is encoded by the coding sequence ATGACCATTTTATCCATGATAGTGGCAACTGCAGATGATAACGTGATTGGTAAAGACAATGATATGCCGTGGCACTTACCTGCTGATTTAGCTTATTTTAAGAAGGTTACCTTAGGTAAGCCGGTTATTATGGGCAGAAAGACCTATGAATCAATCGGCAGACCACTACCGGGGCGTAGAAATATTGTTATCTCACGCGATGAAAACTATCAAAAAGAGGGGATTGATACGGTAACCTCAGTCGAGCAAGCTTTGGCACTAGTGCAAGATGTTGAAGAGATCATGGTTATTGGTGGCGGTGCTATTTATAAGCATTGTTTACCTGCGGCGACAAGGCTCTACATCACCCATATTAAAGCAAGCATTGAGGGGGATACCCGTTTTCCTGATTATGATGATGGCAGCTGGCAAAAAGTTAGCAGCGAAGTGCGCGATAGCGATGAGAAAAATGCTTACCAACTAGATTTTTGTGTTTATGAACGTAAATAG
- a CDS encoding FAD-dependent oxidoreductase, translating into MSKNVYQFIDVKRIEPAKKSIEERKINFVEIYQPLGKEQSIGQADRCLDCGNPYCEWKCPVHNYIPQWLELVTEGKIFEAADLCHQTNSLPEMCGRVCPQDRLCESACTLNDEFGAVTIGNIEKHITDTAIKQGWKPDLSHVVKTGKRVAVIGAGPAGLACADVLTRNGVDVVVYDRHAQIGGLLTFGIPSFKLEKDVIQTRREILEGMGIEFRLNTNVGTDVSFADISDEFDAVFLALGTYKDMTGGFEHEGAAGVYNALDFLIGNTQKLMEITSENSSQAKPYVNFSGKKVVVLGGGDTAMDCVRTSIRQGATEVTCAYRRDEANMPGSPREVQNAKEEGVNFEFNLQPLDIAVDDKGKAIGVKFVKTQLGAPDANGRRNPEPIAGSEFVMPADAVVIAFGFLPSPPQWMIDAGVELDPKGRVIAKDNTEFALQTSKQNIFAGGDMVLGSDLVVTAIDQGRKAAIGILDYVLTP; encoded by the coding sequence ATGAGCAAAAATGTTTATCAATTTATTGATGTAAAAAGAATTGAGCCGGCGAAAAAGTCTATTGAAGAGCGCAAAATCAACTTTGTTGAGATTTACCAGCCGTTAGGAAAAGAGCAAAGTATTGGTCAGGCTGATCGTTGCCTAGATTGTGGTAACCCCTATTGTGAGTGGAAATGTCCTGTCCATAACTATATTCCACAATGGTTAGAGTTAGTCACCGAAGGTAAGATTTTTGAAGCGGCTGATTTATGTCATCAAACCAATAGCTTACCTGAAATGTGTGGCCGTGTTTGCCCACAAGACAGGTTATGTGAATCAGCTTGTACCTTAAATGATGAATTTGGCGCAGTAACCATAGGTAATATTGAAAAGCACATTACCGATACAGCGATTAAACAAGGCTGGAAGCCTGATTTATCCCATGTGGTTAAAACCGGCAAACGTGTTGCTGTAATTGGTGCCGGCCCTGCTGGTCTTGCTTGTGCTGACGTATTAACCCGCAACGGTGTTGATGTCGTTGTGTATGATAGACACGCACAAATTGGTGGCTTGCTCACCTTTGGTATTCCATCATTCAAGTTAGAAAAAGATGTTATTCAAACCCGCCGTGAAATATTAGAAGGCATGGGTATAGAGTTTCGTTTAAATACTAATGTTGGCACAGATGTAAGCTTTGCCGATATTAGCGATGAATTTGACGCGGTGTTCTTAGCCTTAGGTACATACAAGGATATGACTGGCGGCTTTGAGCATGAAGGCGCAGCTGGTGTCTATAACGCCTTAGATTTTCTTATTGGTAATACCCAAAAGCTGATGGAAATCACCAGCGAAAACTCTAGTCAAGCTAAGCCATACGTTAACTTTAGTGGTAAAAAAGTGGTGGTACTTGGTGGTGGTGATACCGCCATGGACTGTGTGCGTACCTCTATCAGACAAGGGGCAACCGAGGTGACTTGTGCTTATCGTCGTGATGAAGCCAACATGCCAGGCTCGCCTCGCGAAGTGCAAAACGCCAAAGAAGAAGGGGTGAACTTTGAATTTAACCTACAGCCGCTTGATATTGCCGTTGATGACAAGGGTAAAGCCATTGGCGTTAAATTCGTGAAAACCCAACTAGGCGCACCAGATGCCAATGGCAGACGCAACCCTGAGCCAATTGCCGGCTCTGAATTTGTGATGCCAGCAGATGCCGTGGTAATTGCCTTTGGTTTCTTACCTAGCCCACCACAATGGATGATAGATGCCGGTGTTGAACTTGACCCGAAAGGTCGTGTTATCGCCAAAGACAATACAGAGTTTGCCTTACAAACCAGCAAGCAAAATATCTTTGCCGGTGGTGATATGGTACTCGGCTCAGACTTAGTGGTTACCGCTATTGACCAAGGCCGCAAAGCTGCGATCGGTATTTTGGATTATGTTTTAACGCCCTAG
- the gltB gene encoding glutamate synthase large subunit — MQLYDHSVQKDNCGFGLIAHQHGETSHKLVKTAISALDRMQHRGGIAADGKTGDGCGLLLQKPDSFFRAVAEDNGWKLGKKYAVGMVFLNTDPIEAALSKKILEEELASESLTLIGWREVPVDTSVLGEIALGNLPKIEQVFVDAPPGWRNRDLERRLYMARRRAENRITDEKFYVASLSCLVTIYKGLMMPVDLPNFYLDLADIRMQTAICVFHQRFSTNTSPQWHLAQPFRYLAHNGEINTINGNRQWSRARTYRFKSPLLPDLQDAAPFVGQTGSDSSSLDNMLELFLAGGMDLYRAMRLLMPPAWQNNPLMDDDLRAFYEFNSMHMEPWDGPAGVVMTNGRHVACNLDRNGLRPARYVITRDGFITLASEVGIWDYGEDEVVEKGRVGPGEMLAIDTYTGKLFNSNDIDNDLKERHPYRDWLNKNIRRLIPFDELEANLIGTRVFTDEEMAQFHKMFNYSYEEINQVIKTLAENGQEATGSMGDDTPMAVLSSQPRTLYDYFRQQFAQVTNPPIDPLRERYVMSLGTCIGREHNVFNETSGHADRMLFSTPVLMYTGLKQLRDLDPEHYRSDTLTLNYDAEEGLEAAIRRLCNEAEDLVRNKGTVILVLSDRQIHPGLLVIPAAMAVGAVQKRLVDQQLRCDSNIIVETASVRDSHQYAVLLGLGATAIYPYLAFETIEQLVDQGQITISARDAIVNYREGINKGLLKILSKMGISTIASYRCAGLFEVVGLNDDIMELCFSDLPSRIKGANFKDIEQDNINLARKAFLPHQKMSHGGLLKYVHGGEYHAFNPDVVNYLQRAVQNGEYSDYQKYAAEVNERPIAMLRDLLKFKADTKAININQVESESDMFKRFDSAAMSIGALSPEAHEALAIAMNRLGGFSNSGEGGEDERRFGTVKNSRIKQIASGRFGVTPHYLVNADVLQIKVAQGAKPGEGGQLPGDKVSPLIAKLRYSVPGVTLISPPPHHDIYSIEDLAQLIFDLKQVNPKAVISVKLVSGPGVGTIASGVAKAYADFITISGYDGGTAASPLTSVKYAGCPWELGLAEAHQSLVANGLRHKVRLQVDGGLKTGVDIVKAAILGAESFGFGTAPMVALGCKFLRICHLNNCATGVATQDDVLREQFFKGLPDQVMNYFKFIARDVREILAKLGVESLTDIIGRVDLLEQVDGISAKQQKLDLSPVIAPVVAGENTALHQTEENTAFDEGQLNQQILSATSDAVAHSSGGEYRFTIQNTDRSVGATLSGEIARHHGDQGMAAFPITLHFNGTAGQSFGVWNAGGLHMILTGDANDYVGKGMTGGKLTIKPPRGVEYQSHKTMIMGNTCLYGATGGKLYACGRAGERFAVRNSGCHAVVEGTGDHACEYMTGGVVTILGKIGVNFGAGMTGGFAYVLDELGDLDVRLNKESIEILPIDELAIHQEHLRGIINQHFEETGSLRAQEILHDFDKFAPQFKLIKPTATDVKTLLGHRSRSSAELRVQAQ, encoded by the coding sequence ATGCAGCTTTATGATCATAGCGTCCAAAAAGACAACTGTGGTTTTGGTTTGATTGCCCATCAACATGGAGAAACCAGCCATAAGCTAGTAAAAACCGCTATTTCAGCGCTTGATCGCATGCAACACCGTGGTGGTATTGCCGCAGATGGCAAAACTGGTGATGGTTGCGGTTTATTGCTGCAAAAGCCTGATAGCTTTTTCCGCGCAGTTGCCGAAGACAACGGCTGGAAGCTAGGTAAGAAATACGCTGTAGGCATGGTTTTCTTAAATACAGATCCCATTGAAGCTGCTTTATCAAAAAAAATACTTGAAGAAGAATTAGCCAGCGAAAGCCTAACATTAATTGGCTGGCGCGAAGTGCCAGTAGACACCTCAGTGTTAGGTGAAATAGCCTTAGGTAATTTACCTAAAATAGAGCAAGTATTCGTTGATGCTCCTCCGGGTTGGCGTAATCGTGATTTAGAGCGCCGCTTATATATGGCACGTCGTCGCGCTGAAAACCGCATTACAGATGAAAAATTCTATGTCGCGAGTTTATCTTGCTTGGTAACCATCTACAAAGGCCTAATGATGCCAGTAGACTTACCAAACTTTTACCTAGATTTAGCTGATATTCGCATGCAAACGGCTATTTGTGTATTCCACCAAAGGTTTTCAACCAATACTTCACCACAGTGGCATTTGGCACAACCATTCCGCTATCTAGCGCACAATGGTGAAATCAATACCATTAATGGTAACCGCCAGTGGAGTCGTGCCCGTACCTATCGCTTTAAATCACCTTTATTACCCGATTTACAAGATGCCGCTCCTTTTGTTGGTCAAACTGGCTCAGACTCCTCTTCATTAGATAATATGTTAGAGCTATTTTTAGCTGGCGGCATGGATTTATACCGCGCCATGCGTTTATTAATGCCACCTGCTTGGCAAAATAACCCACTAATGGATGATGATTTACGTGCCTTTTACGAGTTTAACTCTATGCACATGGAGCCGTGGGATGGCCCAGCCGGTGTGGTAATGACCAATGGTCGCCACGTAGCCTGTAACTTAGATAGAAACGGCCTGCGTCCGGCACGTTATGTTATTACCCGTGACGGCTTTATCACCTTAGCCTCTGAGGTCGGTATTTGGGATTACGGCGAAGATGAAGTCGTGGAAAAAGGTCGTGTTGGCCCAGGCGAAATGCTGGCAATCGACACTTATACCGGCAAGCTATTTAACTCTAACGATATAGATAATGACTTAAAAGAGCGTCACCCTTATCGAGATTGGTTAAACAAAAACATTCGCCGTCTCATTCCGTTTGATGAGTTAGAAGCAAACCTTATTGGTACCCGCGTCTTTACTGATGAAGAAATGGCGCAGTTCCATAAAATGTTTAACTATAGCTATGAAGAAATAAACCAAGTTATTAAAACCTTGGCAGAAAATGGTCAAGAAGCGACTGGCTCTATGGGTGATGATACGCCAATGGCAGTACTTTCTTCCCAGCCGCGCACTTTATATGACTACTTCCGTCAGCAGTTTGCTCAAGTAACTAACCCACCAATCGATCCATTGCGTGAGCGTTATGTTATGTCATTAGGCACCTGTATTGGCCGTGAGCATAATGTCTTTAATGAAACCTCTGGTCATGCTGATCGTATGCTATTTTCAACGCCTGTACTAATGTACACAGGCTTGAAGCAATTACGTGATTTAGATCCTGAACATTACCGCTCAGACACGCTGACACTCAACTATGATGCTGAAGAAGGTTTAGAAGCCGCCATACGTCGACTTTGTAATGAAGCAGAAGATCTGGTGCGTAACAAAGGCACGGTAATACTGGTGCTATCTGATAGACAAATTCATCCGGGCTTATTGGTGATTCCAGCGGCTATGGCCGTTGGTGCGGTACAAAAACGCTTAGTTGATCAGCAACTTCGTTGTGATTCAAATATTATTGTTGAAACCGCATCAGTGCGTGATTCACATCAATATGCGGTATTACTTGGCTTAGGTGCAACCGCAATTTATCCATACCTTGCTTTTGAAACTATTGAACAACTCGTAGATCAAGGGCAAATTACCATCAGCGCCCGTGATGCTATCGTCAATTACCGTGAAGGTATTAACAAAGGCTTATTAAAAATACTGTCAAAAATGGGTATCTCAACCATAGCAAGTTACCGCTGTGCCGGTCTTTTTGAAGTAGTAGGCTTAAACGATGACATTATGGAGCTGTGTTTTAGCGATTTACCAAGTCGTATTAAAGGCGCAAACTTTAAAGATATCGAGCAAGATAACATTAACCTAGCGCGCAAAGCTTTCTTACCTCACCAAAAGATGAGCCATGGCGGTCTATTAAAATATGTCCATGGTGGCGAGTACCATGCCTTTAACCCAGACGTGGTTAACTATTTACAGCGTGCGGTACAAAATGGTGAATACAGCGACTATCAAAAGTATGCCGCTGAGGTAAATGAGCGCCCTATCGCTATGCTGCGTGATTTACTTAAATTTAAAGCAGATACCAAAGCCATCAATATTAATCAGGTTGAAAGTGAAAGCGACATGTTTAAACGCTTTGACTCTGCCGCTATGTCAATTGGTGCATTAAGCCCAGAAGCACACGAAGCCTTAGCTATTGCCATGAACCGTTTAGGTGGTTTTTCCAATTCAGGTGAAGGTGGTGAAGATGAGCGCCGCTTCGGTACGGTGAAAAACTCTCGTATCAAACAAATTGCCTCAGGTCGTTTTGGTGTGACACCACACTACTTAGTTAATGCTGATGTCTTGCAAATTAAAGTCGCGCAAGGGGCAAAACCAGGTGAAGGTGGCCAATTACCGGGAGATAAAGTATCGCCGTTAATTGCTAAGCTACGTTACTCTGTACCTGGCGTCACCTTAATTTCGCCACCGCCACATCATGATATTTATTCAATTGAAGATTTAGCTCAGCTAATTTTCGATTTAAAACAGGTCAACCCAAAAGCGGTTATTTCAGTCAAACTGGTATCAGGCCCAGGCGTTGGCACCATAGCATCTGGCGTCGCGAAAGCTTATGCTGATTTTATTACCATATCAGGTTACGACGGTGGTACTGCTGCTAGCCCATTAACATCAGTAAAATACGCAGGTTGTCCTTGGGAATTAGGTTTAGCAGAAGCACATCAATCATTAGTGGCCAATGGTCTTCGCCATAAAGTTCGCTTACAAGTTGATGGCGGTTTAAAAACCGGTGTCGATATAGTTAAAGCGGCAATTTTAGGTGCGGAAAGCTTTGGTTTTGGTACTGCGCCTATGGTTGCGCTAGGCTGTAAATTCTTACGAATTTGTCACTTAAATAACTGTGCAACAGGAGTTGCCACGCAAGATGATGTCTTACGTGAGCAATTCTTTAAAGGCTTGCCTGATCAAGTAATGAACTACTTTAAGTTTATTGCCCGCGATGTCCGTGAAATTCTTGCTAAGCTAGGTGTTGAAAGCCTAACGGATATTATTGGTAGAGTGGATTTACTTGAACAAGTTGATGGCATTAGCGCTAAACAACAAAAACTAGATTTATCACCTGTGATTGCACCAGTTGTTGCCGGTGAAAATACCGCTTTACATCAAACAGAAGAAAACACTGCTTTTGATGAAGGCCAGTTAAATCAACAAATTTTATCCGCTACGAGCGATGCCGTAGCACACAGCAGCGGTGGCGAATATAGGTTCACGATTCAAAATACCGATCGCTCTGTTGGCGCTACTTTATCAGGTGAAATTGCCCGACATCATGGCGACCAAGGTATGGCGGCCTTCCCTATTACCTTACACTTTAACGGCACCGCCGGACAAAGCTTTGGTGTTTGGAATGCTGGCGGCTTACATATGATCTTAACGGGTGATGCCAACGACTATGTAGGTAAAGGCATGACTGGCGGTAAGCTAACCATCAAGCCACCACGCGGTGTTGAGTATCAAAGCCATAAAACCATGATTATGGGTAACACCTGTTTATACGGTGCAACAGGCGGAAAATTATATGCTTGTGGTCGCGCTGGTGAACGTTTTGCTGTGCGTAACTCTGGCTGTCACGCCGTTGTTGAAGGTACAGGTGATCACGCTTGTGAATATATGACAGGTGGTGTGGTAACTATCTTAGGTAAAATCGGCGTTAACTTTGGCGCAGGTATGACAGGTGGTTTCGCTTACGTACTGGATGAATTAGGTGATTTAGATGTGCGCTTAAATAAAGAATCTATTGAAATCTTGCCTATTGATGAACTTGCTATTCACCAGGAGCACCTGCGTGGAATTATCAATCAGCACTTTGAAGAAACGGGTAGTTTACGCGCGCAAGAAATCTTGCATGATTTTGATAAATTCGCGCCGCAATTTAAGCTAATTAAGCCAACAGCTACCGATGTGAAAACCTTATTGGGCCATCGTAGCCGCTCAAGTGCTGAACTTCGCGTTCAAGCACAGTAA
- the folE2 gene encoding GTP cyclohydrolase FolE2: MPTSMPDIANHTTAQTEGALDWVGMSKIEMPIMLASKGENDRMVSTHIDAFVNLKDPQAKGIHMSRLYLILDELSTSNTLSYQTLVSVLDSFVSSHDDLSDQAKVEFNFEYHLRRKSLISGKEGWKAYPVKLTGLLNQGKLTIELSVEVRYSSTCPCSAALSRQLIQQAFQQKFSGSEQVALNDVHEWLGTSEGIVATPHSQRSIAEVKVKLNNSLNEFPITELVNLLEDALQTPVQAAVKREDEQEFARLNGQNLMFCEDAARRVQHCLNQNEQYDDFWLRINHLESLHAHDAVSITTKGISGGYQP, encoded by the coding sequence ATGCCGACATCAATGCCAGATATTGCCAACCATACCACAGCCCAAACAGAGGGAGCACTTGATTGGGTCGGCATGAGTAAAATTGAAATGCCAATTATGCTTGCGTCAAAAGGTGAAAATGATCGTATGGTTTCGACTCACATTGATGCCTTTGTTAATCTAAAAGACCCGCAAGCAAAAGGCATACATATGTCTCGCTTGTATCTTATACTAGATGAGCTTTCCACCAGCAATACCTTAAGCTATCAAACGCTAGTCAGTGTGCTTGATAGCTTTGTTTCTAGCCATGATGATTTAAGTGATCAAGCCAAAGTGGAATTTAACTTTGAGTATCACTTAAGACGTAAATCACTTATAAGTGGTAAAGAAGGTTGGAAAGCATACCCAGTTAAGCTAACGGGTTTATTAAATCAAGGTAAGCTCACTATTGAGCTTAGTGTTGAGGTGCGCTATTCATCTACTTGTCCATGTTCTGCTGCCCTATCACGACAATTGATCCAACAAGCGTTTCAGCAAAAGTTTTCAGGCAGTGAGCAAGTTGCTTTAAATGATGTCCATGAATGGCTAGGAACCAGTGAAGGTATTGTTGCAACCCCACATTCACAACGCTCAATTGCTGAAGTAAAAGTAAAGCTTAACAACAGCCTAAATGAGTTTCCTATTACAGAATTAGTTAATTTACTTGAAGACGCATTACAAACCCCAGTACAAGCAGCTGTTAAACGTGAAGATGAGCAGGAGTTTGCACGCTTAAACGGTCAGAACTTAATGTTTTGTGAAGATGCTGCCCGTCGGGTTCAGCATTGCCTAAATCAAAATGAACAATATGATGATTTCTGGCTACGAATAAATCATTTAGAATCTCTGCACGCACATGATGCGGTAAGCATCACCACTAAAGGCATTTCAGGCGGATATCAGCCCTAA
- a CDS encoding Hpt domain-containing protein: MTAQTVVLLDVELLQGYLDSLGKATVEKMFALYSQQVAIYLADIEKAQLADNAKDWQEHCHKMKGAAASVGLVELHKQLVVLEKITATQQEKAQLLQDLQAGNQQAMTAFSQWLAEQS, translated from the coding sequence ATGACAGCACAAACTGTAGTTTTGCTTGATGTTGAATTATTGCAGGGATATCTAGATAGCTTAGGAAAAGCGACCGTTGAGAAAATGTTTGCGTTGTACTCACAACAAGTGGCGATTTATTTGGCGGATATTGAAAAAGCGCAATTAGCAGATAATGCAAAAGATTGGCAAGAGCACTGCCACAAAATGAAAGGTGCAGCAGCAAGTGTCGGTTTAGTCGAGCTTCATAAGCAGCTGGTTGTACTAGAAAAAATTACAGCTACGCAGCAGGAAAAAGCGCAATTGTTGCAGGATTTGCAAGCAGGTAATCAACAAGCTATGACAGCATTTAGCCAATGGTTAGCTGAGCAATCATAG
- the arcA gene encoding two-component system response regulator ArcA, which produces METYQILVVEDEDVTRFNLRNLFEAEGYQVFEATDGDTMESELEKNNINLVIMDINLPGKNGLLLARELTKNKDLGLIFLTGRDSDIDKILGLEIGADDYLTKPFNPRELTIRARNILSRIGQNKTEAPQSIITFNQWTLDGNSRQMTSPTGEVIAIPRGEYRALNLLIQNAGKIISRQELIKEMTGRDLRSNDRTVDVTIRRLRKHFESVENSPELINTIHGEGYRFVGTLD; this is translated from the coding sequence ATGGAAACTTACCAAATTCTTGTTGTTGAAGATGAAGATGTAACACGCTTTAACTTACGCAATCTATTTGAAGCTGAAGGCTATCAGGTCTTTGAAGCGACTGATGGTGACACCATGGAAAGTGAGCTTGAAAAAAACAACATCAACCTGGTCATTATGGATATCAATTTACCCGGCAAGAATGGTCTTTTACTTGCTCGAGAGCTGACAAAAAACAAAGATTTAGGCTTAATCTTCCTAACAGGTAGAGACAGTGATATTGATAAGATCTTAGGTTTAGAAATAGGTGCAGATGACTACTTAACTAAACCTTTTAATCCGCGTGAATTAACCATTAGAGCGCGCAATATTTTAAGCCGCATTGGTCAAAATAAAACCGAAGCACCACAAAGTATCATTACTTTCAATCAGTGGACTCTCGATGGTAACTCGCGTCAAATGACCAGTCCTACAGGTGAAGTGATTGCCATTCCTCGCGGCGAATACCGCGCATTAAATTTACTGATTCAAAATGCCGGCAAAATTATTTCTCGCCAAGAGTTAATTAAAGAAATGACAGGTAGAGATTTACGCTCAAATGATAGAACGGTAGACGTAACCATTAGAAGACTGCGTAAACACTTTGAATCTGTTGAGAACTCGCCAGAGCTAATTAACACCATTCATGGTGAAGGTTACCGCTTTGTTGGCACCTTAGATTAA